Proteins from a genomic interval of Paenibacillus sp. FSL H8-0048:
- a CDS encoding CgeB family protein yields the protein MNNEFIMPAPPLPRTPAEEEKLRGRLTGFKGGYDEGYLRGRLAVLDGRPEEPQPVRNIHVMYVASGKGYPYSPLDDAVLFALQRQTVQVTITDVRQNLVELAAAQRPDLVLVLDGLDLPLEQVAILRGQGIKTAIWLTDDPYYTDFTMKIVAHYDYVFTLERNCVEIYRGLGCTEVHYLPFAAHREHYRPTTGRSPVSRDVSFIGSAYWNRINFFRDIMPELMSYNTVINGIWWDRLPEAPLYGDRIEIGKWMSPQETAVTYSGSKIVINLHRSHIDDAVNNNTLYIPAVSPNPRTFEIAASGTLQLCDARDDLGSFYKVGEEIDTYSSPRELLDKIQYYLTHEEERREMSLRAFERTLRDHTYTRRLSQLLTIIYG from the coding sequence ATGAACAATGAATTTATTATGCCTGCCCCGCCATTGCCGAGAACCCCTGCGGAGGAAGAGAAGCTGCGGGGCCGCCTGACCGGCTTCAAAGGCGGTTATGACGAAGGTTATCTGCGGGGCCGGCTGGCTGTGCTGGACGGACGCCCGGAGGAGCCGCAGCCGGTAAGGAATATCCATGTGATGTACGTGGCTTCAGGCAAGGGATACCCGTATTCACCGCTGGATGATGCAGTGCTCTTCGCTCTGCAGCGGCAGACGGTTCAGGTCACGATTACCGATGTGCGCCAGAATCTGGTGGAGCTGGCAGCCGCCCAGCGTCCTGATCTCGTGCTGGTGCTGGATGGTCTGGATTTGCCGCTGGAGCAGGTGGCTATTCTGCGCGGCCAGGGCATCAAGACCGCAATCTGGCTGACCGATGATCCGTATTACACGGATTTCACCATGAAGATTGTGGCCCATTATGATTATGTATTCACTCTGGAGCGTAATTGCGTAGAGATCTACCGCGGCCTTGGCTGCACGGAGGTCCACTATCTGCCTTTTGCCGCGCACCGTGAGCATTACCGTCCGACTACCGGCCGGTCGCCGGTCAGCCGGGATGTCAGCTTCATCGGGTCCGCGTACTGGAACCGGATTAACTTCTTCCGCGATATTATGCCGGAGCTGATGAGCTACAACACGGTCATTAACGGAATCTGGTGGGACCGGTTGCCTGAAGCGCCGCTCTATGGCGACCGGATTGAGATCGGCAAGTGGATGTCCCCTCAGGAGACGGCTGTAACTTACAGCGGCTCGAAGATTGTGATCAACCTTCACCGCTCGCATATCGACGATGCCGTCAACAATAACACGCTGTATATTCCGGCCGTATCGCCGAATCCGCGTACGTTCGAGATTGCTGCCAGCGGCACGCTGCAGCTCTGCGATGCCCGTGACGATCTCGGCTCCTTCTACAAGGTGGGCGAAGAGATCGACACCTACTCCAGCCCCCGCGAGCTGTTGGACAAAATCCAGTACTATCTGACGCACGAGGAAGAGCGCCGGGAGATGTCCCTCCGCGCCTTCGAACGGACGCTGAGGGATCACACGTATACCAGACGTCTAAGTCAGCTGCTCACTATAATTTACGGGTAA
- a CDS encoding dTDP-4-dehydrorhamnose reductase family protein: MKLLILGGNGMAGHMLAEYFRRQGKHHIFHTTRDKKDLGGLYVDADDIAGVEKLVEIVSPHCIINAMGVLNQFAERDRIGAYHVNGFLPHRLRRAADQIHARLIHISSDCVFEGTRGGYTEEDAADGTSVYALTKSLGEVRDPGHLTIRTSIIGPEIRSGGIGLMEWFLAQKGRVTGYECVMWNGVTTLELAKAIDSLLDSDLSGLIHLAHPQPVSKYQLLQMMQAAFHKEDVEIIPQPTPVQDRTLISTRSDVTIELPSYPRMLSELEGFMRRSELPT; encoded by the coding sequence GTGAAGCTCCTTATTCTCGGCGGAAATGGTATGGCAGGTCATATGCTGGCGGAGTATTTCCGCCGCCAGGGCAAGCACCACATCTTCCATACAACCCGGGATAAGAAGGATCTTGGAGGGTTGTATGTAGACGCCGACGACATCGCCGGTGTAGAAAAGCTGGTTGAAATCGTCTCCCCCCATTGCATTATTAATGCGATGGGGGTACTCAATCAATTCGCCGAACGGGACCGGATCGGCGCGTACCATGTCAACGGATTCCTGCCCCACCGCTTGCGGCGGGCAGCGGACCAGATTCATGCCCGGCTCATCCACATCAGCTCCGACTGCGTGTTCGAAGGAACACGCGGCGGATACACAGAGGAGGATGCCGCGGATGGAACCTCGGTCTACGCCCTTACCAAGAGTCTTGGAGAAGTGCGTGATCCCGGACATCTTACGATCCGCACCTCCATTATCGGGCCTGAGATCCGCTCCGGCGGAATCGGCCTCATGGAATGGTTCCTGGCCCAGAAGGGCCGGGTAACGGGATATGAATGCGTGATGTGGAATGGAGTCACTACCCTGGAGCTGGCCAAGGCCATTGACTCCTTGCTGGACTCGGATCTCTCCGGGCTGATTCATCTGGCCCACCCGCAGCCTGTAAGCAAATATCAGCTGCTGCAGATGATGCAGGCAGCATTTCATAAAGAGGATGTTGAGATCATCCCGCAGCCGACGCCGGTCCAGGACCGGACGCTGATCAGCACGAGAAGCGATGTTACGATTGAGCTGCCGTCCTATCCCCGTATGCTTAGCGAGCTTGAGGGCTTTATGCGCCGCTCAGAGCTGCCGACATGA
- a CDS encoding glycosyltransferase family 4 protein translates to MAAPQPFAGERRDTMADKATIVLFSHVSNTRSITGAEKLLLFFSRELSPYFNCILVAPQDGKLTQLARSYGLQVRLMSIPLVYGVYTPYAGLPADIRKLQEGREYHELTHWLAELRPSFVITSTCVHALPPIAAKTLGIPVIWKISETITDNEFTPVSVELIHKHSDEILAISQTAAACFPEEIRDSKVTQLPPSWSDADLMFEAWSKLRGERRSELKIAPGDPLIGYVSSFINKEKGLEHFVKMAVLVHEQHPAARYLVVGTPGDKSYYERCVRKVKLEGLTSRFRFVGYEECLPAAYCAMDLLVVPSLIREGFGMTALEGYAFSKPVVAYDSGGLREILNAAGCGELLVPAGDIDALAGRVNTLLADQAMAAGIGRQAREHIEAVYGPAAYRARLQGLAERWHLRYCLQPPQLSGGPEAPPAAAPADGKSAPAAEPPRGKSGRRAARLRAAKLRRGRLRRAKSRSGAAGKSPRRKKRAAGSARGRASGGGKKRRAGHAGSRRSKRRRKAS, encoded by the coding sequence ATGGCTGCTCCACAGCCCTTCGCAGGGGAGCGCCGAGACACCATGGCCGACAAAGCGACGATCGTCCTCTTTTCCCATGTCTCCAACACACGCAGTATTACGGGTGCGGAGAAGCTGCTGTTATTCTTCAGCCGGGAGCTGTCTCCTTACTTCAATTGTATCCTCGTAGCTCCGCAGGACGGGAAGCTGACACAGCTGGCCCGGAGCTACGGCCTTCAGGTCCGGCTGATGTCTATTCCGCTGGTCTATGGAGTGTACACCCCTTATGCCGGTCTGCCGGCAGACATCCGCAAGCTGCAGGAGGGCCGGGAATATCATGAGCTTACGCACTGGCTTGCGGAGCTCCGCCCGTCCTTCGTGATTACCAGCACCTGTGTGCATGCCCTGCCGCCAATCGCGGCGAAGACACTGGGCATACCGGTGATCTGGAAGATCTCGGAGACCATTACAGACAACGAGTTCACCCCGGTCAGCGTAGAGCTGATCCACAAACACAGCGATGAGATTCTGGCGATTTCACAGACAGCGGCAGCGTGCTTCCCCGAGGAGATCCGCGATAGCAAGGTGACCCAGCTGCCTCCGTCATGGAGTGACGCGGATTTGATGTTCGAGGCCTGGAGCAAGCTGCGCGGAGAACGGCGGAGTGAGCTGAAGATTGCCCCGGGGGACCCGCTGATCGGCTATGTCTCTTCCTTCATTAATAAGGAGAAGGGGCTGGAGCATTTCGTCAAGATGGCGGTTCTGGTGCATGAGCAGCATCCGGCTGCCCGCTACCTCGTAGTGGGGACTCCCGGTGATAAAAGCTACTATGAGCGCTGTGTCCGCAAGGTGAAGCTGGAGGGACTGACCTCACGCTTCCGGTTTGTCGGATACGAAGAATGTCTGCCGGCCGCTTACTGCGCGATGGATCTGCTCGTTGTCCCCAGCCTGATCCGGGAAGGCTTCGGTATGACGGCCCTGGAGGGCTATGCCTTCAGCAAGCCGGTCGTCGCTTATGATTCCGGCGGCCTGCGGGAGATCCTGAACGCCGCAGGCTGCGGCGAGCTGCTTGTGCCGGCGGGAGACATCGACGCGCTGGCCGGGCGGGTGAACACGCTGCTGGCCGACCAGGCGATGGCGGCCGGCATTGGCCGGCAGGCGCGGGAGCACATCGAGGCCGTCTACGGCCCGGCGGCTTACCGCGCCCGGCTGCAAGGCTTAGCGGAGAGATGGCATCTCCGCTACTGCCTCCAGCCGCCGCAGCTCAGCGGCGGCCCCGAAGCTCCGCCCGCAGCTGCGCCGGCGGACGGGAAGAGCGCCCCCGCGGCCGAGCCGCCGCGGGGCAAGTCCGGGCGACGCGCCGCACGGCTGCGGGCCGCGAAGCTGCGGCGCGGCAGGCTGCGCCGCGCCAAGTCCCGGAGCGGCGCGGCGGGAAAGAGCCCGCGCCGCAAGAAGCGCGCGGCAGGCTCCGCGCGCGGGCGGGCCAGCGGCGGCGGCAAGAAGCGCCGCGCGGGCCATGCCGGAAGCCGCCGGAGCAAGCGGCGGCGCAAGGCATCCTGA
- a CDS encoding polysaccharide biosynthesis protein, whose product MFNNKRILVTGGTGSWGHELIRQLLPQHPKEIIVFSRSESAQVAMSREFEDKHLSFIIGDIRDKDALVAACRGVDYVFHLAALKHVPVCEDQPYEALKTNVVGTQNVIEAAIANNVEKAIYISTDKAANPSNFYGMTKAIGEKLFVYANLIGSGTKFVTVRGGNVLGTNGSVVHLFMKQIKDKGQVRITDMNMTRFFFTLRDAITLLFKASDVSIGGEIFVMTMPTCRIVDLADVLIEASGRTDVSMIETGIRPGEKIHEILMSDFESLTTVVYDEQYLVILPTLDMPELKEHYRHYPHVSFSSFSSENHLMEQAEIKDILIRGGFLQ is encoded by the coding sequence ATGTTCAATAATAAACGGATTCTGGTTACAGGCGGTACCGGTTCCTGGGGGCATGAGCTGATCCGGCAGCTGCTGCCGCAGCATCCCAAAGAAATCATCGTATTCTCCCGCAGTGAGTCTGCACAGGTAGCCATGAGCCGTGAATTTGAAGATAAGCATCTCAGCTTCATCATCGGCGATATCCGTGACAAGGATGCGCTGGTGGCTGCCTGCCGCGGTGTGGATTATGTCTTTCATCTGGCTGCACTCAAGCACGTGCCTGTCTGCGAAGACCAGCCATACGAGGCACTTAAGACGAATGTGGTCGGCACACAAAATGTCATTGAAGCGGCGATTGCCAACAATGTGGAGAAGGCGATCTACATCTCTACCGACAAGGCAGCTAATCCGTCGAACTTCTACGGCATGACCAAGGCTATCGGTGAGAAGCTGTTCGTCTATGCCAATCTGATCGGCTCAGGCACCAAGTTTGTTACCGTGCGCGGAGGCAATGTGCTGGGAACGAACGGCAGCGTGGTCCATCTGTTCATGAAGCAGATCAAGGACAAGGGACAGGTAAGAATTACGGATATGAACATGACCCGGTTCTTTTTCACCCTGCGCGATGCCATTACCCTGTTGTTCAAGGCATCCGATGTCAGTATCGGCGGCGAGATCTTCGTCATGACCATGCCGACCTGCCGGATCGTGGATTTGGCCGATGTGCTGATCGAAGCTTCCGGGCGGACGGATGTCAGTATGATTGAGACCGGCATCCGCCCGGGTGAGAAAATCCATGAGATCCTGATGAGCGATTTCGAGAGCCTGACTACGGTGGTCTACGACGAGCAGTACCTCGTTATTCTGCCTACGCTTGATATGCCGGAGCTGAAGGAGCATTACCGTCATTACCCCCATGTGTCCTTCAGCAGCTTCAGCTCGGAGAATCATCTGATGGAGCAGGCTGAAATCAAGGACATTCTGATCCGGGGAGGGTTCCTCCAGTGA
- a CDS encoding NAD-dependent epimerase/dehydratase family protein produces MSGRRRLLITGASGFTGRHAVAYFAAGGAEVTAVVRCKPETELFPEGVQQVVCDLGDRRAVAAMIGAVKPDQVLHLAGRNSVPESWRDPLLYMETNVMATLYLLEALRVQPASRILVAGSRLKYRPGAADPPHPYSLSKTLEELVSLAWGTLFAQPVLMAEPSNLIGPGPSTGFCSLLAQHIVRSEAAAAAGSAAPAAFRLSSRHALRDFLDVRDAVRAYGFILDSGETGRIYRIDSGTERELGEVTAKLLAHAAAPVRVDWGPQEEYSRGNPSLSSAVPAKPPFESADTKETPEESGNYAVISGWKPEIALDRSLADIIGYTRAGKEGRLL; encoded by the coding sequence ATGAGCGGACGGCGGCGTCTCCTTATTACCGGAGCTTCCGGCTTTACCGGCAGGCATGCCGTAGCCTACTTCGCTGCCGGAGGAGCGGAGGTTACTGCTGTAGTCCGCTGCAAGCCAGAAACGGAGCTGTTCCCGGAGGGTGTTCAGCAGGTTGTCTGTGACCTGGGGGACCGCAGGGCTGTGGCGGCAATGATTGGAGCGGTGAAGCCGGATCAGGTGCTGCACCTGGCAGGCAGGAACTCGGTCCCGGAGTCCTGGCGGGACCCGCTGCTCTATATGGAAACCAATGTAATGGCTACTCTATATTTGCTTGAGGCGCTGCGTGTCCAGCCGGCCAGCCGTATTCTGGTGGCCGGCTCCCGGCTTAAGTACAGACCGGGTGCGGCAGACCCGCCTCATCCTTACAGCCTCAGTAAGACGCTGGAAGAGCTGGTATCGCTGGCCTGGGGAACGCTGTTTGCACAGCCTGTGCTGATGGCGGAGCCCTCGAATCTGATTGGCCCTGGTCCGTCCACCGGCTTCTGTTCCCTGCTGGCGCAGCATATTGTGCGCAGTGAAGCAGCCGCTGCAGCCGGATCGGCTGCTCCAGCTGCCTTCCGGCTCTCCTCGCGCCATGCGCTGCGTGATTTTCTGGATGTACGTGATGCGGTCAGGGCGTATGGTTTCATTCTGGATTCGGGCGAGACCGGCAGGATCTACCGCATCGATTCGGGGACAGAGCGTGAACTGGGAGAGGTTACAGCAAAGCTGCTGGCTCATGCTGCGGCTCCGGTAAGGGTGGACTGGGGCCCGCAGGAGGAGTACAGCCGGGGCAATCCTTCCCTGTCATCTGCCGTTCCGGCGAAGCCTCCATTTGAATCTGCTGATACTAAAGAAACGCCTGAAGAATCGGGAAACTATGCTGTTATTTCCGGCTGGAAGCCGGAGATTGCACTGGACCGTTCACTGGCGGATATTATCGGCTATACAAGGGCCGGTAAGGAAGGAAGGTTGTTATGA
- the wecB gene encoding non-hydrolyzing UDP-N-acetylglucosamine 2-epimerase: MKIMTILGTRPEIIRLSVIIPLLDRYADRHVLVHTGQNFTASLSGVFFAELGLRAPDYVLQDKQAGLGGQLAAMFGSLESILLQEQPDRVLLLGDTNSALCAVLAERMGIPVVHMEAGNRCYDLKVPEEKNRRVIDAVSTINMPYTQQSKRHLLSEGFPSQRIVLTGNPIHEVITHYEERIAASGILSRLKLEAGRYLLVTAHRAENVDDPESLHQIMSGLNLVAEHLGLRLICSIHPRTRSKLTEQFPLTMNPLVEFHEPFGFFDFVHLERYALCAITDSGTVQEECCLMGVPTVTIRRTTERPETVDCGSNVVSGVEQNSILRCTVLMTSLKPDWEAPEGYLAQGVSVKVVKFLLGGNLHVQ, from the coding sequence ATGAAGATCATGACGATTTTGGGCACACGGCCCGAGATCATCCGCTTAAGTGTCATCATCCCGCTGCTGGACCGGTATGCGGATCGGCATGTGCTGGTGCATACGGGACAGAATTTCACGGCCAGCCTGAGCGGGGTATTCTTCGCCGAGCTGGGACTGCGCGCACCGGACTACGTGCTGCAGGATAAGCAGGCCGGACTCGGGGGCCAGCTGGCCGCCATGTTCGGCAGCCTGGAGAGCATTCTGCTCCAGGAGCAGCCGGACCGGGTGCTGCTGCTGGGTGACACCAACAGTGCGCTGTGTGCCGTTCTGGCCGAGCGGATGGGCATCCCTGTGGTGCATATGGAAGCAGGCAACCGCTGTTACGATCTGAAAGTGCCGGAGGAGAAAAACCGCCGTGTCATAGATGCCGTCTCTACCATAAATATGCCGTATACCCAGCAGAGTAAAAGACATCTGCTCAGCGAAGGGTTCCCCAGCCAGCGTATCGTGTTAACCGGGAATCCCATCCATGAGGTGATTACGCATTACGAAGAGCGAATCGCAGCCAGCGGCATCCTGTCCCGGCTGAAGCTTGAAGCCGGCCGGTATCTGCTGGTGACCGCCCACCGGGCCGAGAATGTCGATGATCCGGAGTCGCTGCACCAGATTATGTCCGGCCTGAACCTGGTGGCTGAGCATTTGGGGCTCCGCCTGATCTGCAGCATCCATCCCCGTACACGCTCCAAGCTTACGGAGCAGTTCCCGCTGACTATGAACCCGCTGGTGGAGTTTCACGAACCCTTCGGATTTTTTGACTTTGTTCATCTGGAACGTTATGCCCTGTGCGCCATTACCGACAGCGGCACCGTTCAAGAGGAATGTTGCCTGATGGGAGTACCTACGGTAACCATACGCCGGACGACAGAACGCCCGGAGACCGTCGATTGCGGAAGTAATGTAGTGTCCGGGGTAGAACAGAACAGCATTCTGCGCTGCACCGTGCTGATGACGTCGCTTAAGCCCGATTGGGAGGCGCCGGAAGGGTACCTTGCCCAAGGTGTCTCGGTAAAGGTAGTTAAATTTCTGCTTGGAGGGAACCTGCATGTTCAATAA